The genomic region CGGGGGCGTCGCGGAGGAGCACGGCCTGCACCCCGACGCGGTCTCCTTCGTCGACCAGCGCGAGGACGCGGGCTGGGTCCACCCCGAGGCGGAGGCGACCGACAAGACCTGCCGACTGGTCAACGCCCACCGTGCCGGCCTCGAGGAGGAGGCGATCGCCCGCACGAGAACGCGGGAGGCCGGAAAGCGCGTGGCGGTCGTCGGCGACGCGGAGGCCGCCGCCACCCTGAGCGAGGACGCCGAGGTGACGCTGATCGCGAACGGCGAGGAGTTCGCCGGGGTAGACGGCTTGGATGACGTGACCATCGAGCGCGGGCGGGTCACGGGCGTCGCCGGCGAGTTCGGCGAGTTTTCAATCGGGCTCGAGGCCCGCGTAACGGAGGACTGCATCTCGTGTATGAAGTGCGTCCACGAGGGTCCCGATGGGATGATCACGCGCCGCCCGGTCGACATCGACCCCGACGCACCCGATGGGGAGTGGACCGAGGTCTGCCCGACCGACGCCATCGAGATGGACGGCGTCAAAAGGGAGGTAGAGGTCGATCAGGTGATCCACCCCGGCGGCGATCCCAAAGCGAGGGGCGGACGGATCGGCTACTACACCGACGCCGGGCCGGCGACGATGGCCGCCGCAGAGAGCCTTCTCGGAGGCATCACGAAGCCCGACTTCCTCGACTTCGAGATGGACGTCTGTGCCTCCGGCGAGTCGAACCAGGAGGGCTGTCGGGCCTGCTACGACGCCTGCCCCCACGACGCGGTCGCGAAACCCCGGCCCGACGAGGTAGAGATCGATCCGATCGCGTGTCGGAACTGCGGGGCCTGCACCAGCGCCTGTCCGACCGGCGCGGTGAGCCTGCGCGAGCCCTCGAACGAACGCATCGCCCGCGAGGTGGAGGCGCTGCTCTCGACGGGGGCGGATCAGGGCGGCTGGCTCTCGCGGGGCTCGGCGGGGATCGAGAACCCGATAATCGCCTTCGTCTGCGGCGAGCGCGCCGACGACGCCCTCTCGGAGTACGGCAAACGCGCCGCCGCAGGTGAAGAAATCGAGTACCCCCCGATCCTGCCCGTGGGCGTGAACTGCGCGGACACCGTGGGCGAATCGCACGTCGCTCACGCGCTGGCCTGCGGCGCGGCGGGCGTCGCGGTCCTCGGATGCGGATGTGACTGCCGACACTCCGGACCCGACCCCAAGGAGGACCTCGTCGAGCGGCTCAATCGGGCGACGCGGGATCTCGGACTCGGCGAGCGCGTGGGCTTCTTCGCGCCCGAGGCCGGCGACCCCGAGGGGTTCGTCGAGTCGCTCTCGGCGTTCGAGGACTCCCTCGAACCCTCGCCGGTGCCGGAGGGCGACCACCGCGCAGACGGCACCCTGCTCCACAGCGAGCACGAGAACCCCGAGTTCTACAACCACGGCTGGACCCTCGAGAGCGTGCGGGCGATCCTCGCTTACGCCGAACCCGAACGCGAGGTGATTCGTGGACTAGAGGACTTCGGTCGGATGGAGGTCTCGGACGCGTGTACGCTCACCCCCACGTGTTCGAACCTCTGTCCGACCGACGCCATTCGGCGGACCGACACGGGCCTCGAGTTCAACCACGAGAAGTGCGTCAACTGCGGGCTCTGCGAGGAGGGCTGTCCCGAGAGCGCGATCACGATGAGAGATGGGTTAGACCTCTCGTTGTTGCCGGAGAACCGCGCCGAGGAAACCGAGGAAGGCGAAGATCCCGCCTGGACCCGGACGTTCGAGGGCGAGATGCTCGAGTGTGTTCGGTGTGGCGACCCCTTCACGAGCGAGCGCTCGGCGGCGAAGATCGAGGAGGAGGTCGGCGACCTCGTGGCGGGGCTGGCCCCGAGCGCCGAGGGGAGCGTCTTCGAGTACTGTCCGGACTGCCGGGCCTTCCTGCTGTATGACCGGGGGAACTAGCATGAGCGACGAGGAGATCTACGCCGCCCGGCTCGAACTGGTCGACTTCCTGATCGAGGCGCTGTGGGACACTCCGAGCGAGGAGTTCGTCGGAACCCTGCTGTCGGGCGAGATCAGGGTTCCAGAAAGCGTCGGCGAGGATCTGGATGCGGGCTTCGAGAGACTGCGGACCTTCATCGAGGAAAACGAGGGTCGCGACGCGGAGGTGGTCCACCGGGAGTTGAACCGCGAGTACACCCGCGTGTTCGTCGGCCCGCGACCCCCCGTGATGGCCCACGAGAGCTACTACCGCGAGGAGATGGACTTCCTGGGGAAGGGAAAGGCCGAGGTCGAGGCGAGTTACGCCGCGGCGGGCTGGAACCCCCCCGAGGACTACCCCGAGGAGGCGGACTTCCTCGCCGTGGAACTCGCCTTCCTCCGGCACCTGATCGAGCGCCAGCGCCGCGGCGCGGCGGAGGCGTTCGGCTACGAGCGGGTCTTCCTCGAGGAGCACATGGCCCACTGGATCGACGACTGTGCGGGCGATATCGTCGAGTACGCCGACGGCGCGTTCTACGAGGCGGTCGGCCGCCTCCTCTCGGGCGTCGTCGCCTTCGAGTACGAACTCGCGGGCCAGATGGCCTGAAGGCACAACGTTTTTGTCGTGACACACGCTCCCAATCGAGTATGGCGCTCAAGACCGCGCTCGAGCACAACCCCGTGCTCACGATCGGCTTCCTGCTGTTCGGCGGGTGGCTCGCGCTCACGACGCTGAACGTCGCCTCGAGCATGGGGTCCGTGACCGGCGCCGAGTGGATCGGCCACTCGGGACCCGGCGGAGTAGTGGGGCTCGCGGTGCTGTTCGTCCTCGGCGTGCTGCTGGTCTATCTCTACGCCGAACTCGCCGAATCCGACCCCGCACCCGAGAGCTTCCCCCCCGATCGCTGATGGTCGAAGAGAGTCTCGAAACGATCGAGATCGAGCCGAGCGAGCGATTTCTCGAGGCCGCACGCGAGTGGGGCGAGCGCCGAATGCTCGAGGAGGAGGATGCGATCCACACGAAGGCCGAACAGGCGCTCCTGGAGATCGAACACCTCGTCTCCGGCCGAACGGAGGTCGAGTTCGTCGTCGAGGGCGAAACGATTCGGTACGAACCGAGCGAGGACCTCGCGGCGTTTCTGGACGAGCAGGCCGCCGCCGCGGGGATCGATCGGGAAACGGTCCTCGAACTGTACGTGAACCTCTTTTCGCGGGTCTTCCTCGACGGGTAGGGACAGGGTATAAGCCGGTCGAGCGGTACTGTCGAGGTATGAGCCACGAGATCGAGAAGACCGACCTGAAGACCCGACCGGCGATCGAGGAGATCGACGGCCACGCGACGTGGTCGCACACCGGTCCGCACGTCATCAACACCGGCGTCGTCGACGGCGAGGTCTCGTTCGACCTCGATCCCGAGGACCGCAGGGACAAGGACGACTAATCGAGTTCCCAACCGGCCTTCTCCGCGGCGAGTTCGATCGGGACGAACTCCCAACCGGCCTCCTCCGCGATCCATTCCTCGCCCTCGCAGCCGAGCACGACCATCCGCTCGGCGAAGAACATCGACATCTCCGTGATCTCCGCGAGGCGTTCCCCCGGTCCCGTTCCGGTGCCGTTGAAGAAGTCGGCGTCTACGCCGTGGGAGCGCTGGAAGGCGTTGATGACGTGGGCGTCGACCTCGCCGACGATGCCGATCCAGTCGGCGAACGTCGCGCCCGCGAAGACGAGCCCCGGGTCCGCGAGGCGTTTGGCCGCCTCGTAGGTGAGTGCCATCGTCATGTCGTCGGCCCCGCCGCCGTGGGGCCCCGAGGCCTCCTCGGGGACGCCGCCCGTCTCCCGACCTTCGGCCGCCTCGCGCGCCGAGGTGCCGCCCGCCCCGCCCCGCGTCTCGGGGAGCCCGACCGGCTTGTCCCGGTTCTCGTGGGGGACGTGGGGTGTTGTCTCTCCGGGATCGGGCGTCGGTTCCGGGCCGGACCTCGGTTCCGAATCGGTCGCCGTCCCGTCGGTACCGAGCGTCTCGTTCTCCTCCTCGAAATCGCCCTCGCCACGCCAGAACCAGTCGCCGCGGTTCGGGTGGGGTTCGTCCTCCGATTCGGTCTCGATCTCGTCGAGGTCGATGCTGTCGGTCATTGCGTGTCGAGTTCGGCGAGGTCCAGTCGGTCGAGCGTCTCGGCGGTGGGTCGACCCTGCTCGTCCCACCCGCGGGCGGCGTAGTAGCGATCGAGCAGTCTCGAGAACTCCCCGGGGTCGATCGCCTCGTCCGCCGTCGAGGGTCGGGTGAGCGCCTCGGGCACCCGGTCGGCCCCCCTGTCGAACCCCTCGCGGACGTTGAACAGGCGGGTGAGCGTCCAGACGCGCTCGCCGAGGGTCGCGAGGTCAGTGGACGAGAGGTCGTAGCCCAGTTCCGAGAGCCACGCCGCGCCCAGGTCGGCGAACGACTCGCCGACGAAGTCGTCGACGATCAGGCTCCAGAGGGCGGCTCGGCGGTCCTGTTCGGCGATCACCCGCCGGACGCGCTCCTCGTCGGTCCAGGTACTGAAGGGTTCGTCCTCGATGGGGCGGGCCCGTCGGTGACAGCCCCCGCGGTCGCTCGTGGCGTAGGCCAGCGCCATCGAGCGCGCGCCCCGCGGGTCGTAGGCGGGCAGTTCCATCCCCTTGATCGCGGGGACGAACGCCTCGCCGCCGAACTCCTCGGCAGCGCGCTCGACCCCGTCGGCCAGCGCGTTCCCCAACTCCGTCTCCCGGGCCGCGATCTCCTCGAGCAGGTCGCGGGCGGCCTCGTGGTCGCCGAACGCGAGCGCTCGGTCGATCAGCCCCGCCTCGCTCGCGCGGATCGCCCACGCGACGGCGTTGCCCGCCGAGATCACGTCGATCCCCAGCCGATCACAGCGCGCGCCGAGCGCCGCGACGGCGTCGAACTCGTCGATTCCCAGCCCCGCGCCGAGCGTCATCGGGGTCGCTCCCCGCGGGACGCTCTCGCCTTCCTCGGTGCTGACCTCGAACCCGCCCGGGATCGCGCCCTCGTGTTCGCGGCCCGTCGCGGCGGCACGGGCGGCCTCGATGCCGATCCCCGAGACGCCGTCGAACCGGTTTTCCTGCCAGCCCCGCGTCGCGAGCGCGCCCACCGCGTCGGCGAAGTCGACCGATTCGAGCGTCTCGCTCGCGGCCTGCCAGCGGCCGGTGTCGTCGTCGGCGAAGCGCTCCTCGTAGATCCGCCGGAGATCCGAGCGCTCCTCGGGCACCACCCCGCGGGCGACGACGGCCTTCAGCCGCTTCGCGCCCATCACCGCGCCCGCGCCGCCCCGGCCGGCGTGGTGGTCGCCGCCGTCGGCGGCGATCGTCGCGTAGCTCACCCGGTTCTCGCCCGCCGGACCGATACAGGCGACGTGTCCCTCGAACGCCTCTGCGGTCACGGCGGCGTCGTCGCCCCACGTCTCCGTGGGTTCGAGGGTCGCCTCGCCGTCCTCGATCGTCAGGGACATCGGCTCGTCGGCCCGGCCCGTGACGAGGACTGCGAGACAGTCGTCGAGCGCGCCGGCGAGCGCGCCAGCGAACTCGCCGCCGCTGTAGGAGTCGAGAAACGCCCCCGTCAACGGGGACTTGGTGATCGCGGCGTAGCGCGGTTCGCCTGGGGCACGGCCCGTGAGCGGCCCGACCACGAACAGCAGGGCGTTCTCGGGACCCAGCGGGTCGGTCCCCGGATCGAGTTCCTCGTAGAGGTAGCGCGCGCCCAACCCCTTCCCGCCGACGTACCGCCGGAGCCACCGTTCGGGGATCGGTTCCCGTGAGACCGTCTCGGCGGCGAGATCGATCCGGAGCAGGAAGCGGGCGGGCGGGGCCATCTGTGGAGCCCCTACGGGCTGAGACGTGCATAAACCCTGCCATGGGCGACCCCGCCGGGAAAGGGTTATTCCGTCGGCCCCACCAGTAACCGACATGATCGAACGTGAGGATGTGGACGAGCGCGAGCTCGCCGTGCTCCACGAGTGTCAGCTCGCGATCGAGTACCTCTACCGCGCGTACGGGAACCTGCTGACGTTCCACCACGGGGTCGGCCACGCGATGGACCGCTTCGCGGTCGCCGAGCGGGAACTGCGCGCGCTGGGCCACGACGCGCTGGCCGACGAGTTGCGCGACGAGCACCTGCCGGCGGGGGCGGTCGACGAGGTGTGGACCTACGAGCTCGTCGAGGCGTTCCAGAGCGGGATGCTCTCGGCGGTCACCGCCTTCGAGCGCGACGTCCGCGAGGAACTCGCCGAGGGCACGCCCCACCTCCACGAGCGACACCAGCAGGCGAGGTGGCGCGAGCGCTCTCGAAAGGACCGGTAGGAACGCCCGGGGCAGGGACTTTATCGGAGGCTGGGAGGTGTATCGGTATGGACCGCGAAAACTGACTCACCGTGTCCTGCCCACCTGGCAGACGTACTCGAAGACCGTTCGTTCCGTGTCGACAGGCGCCTCGTTTCGCGGGCCGTGGCCGTCGCCCTCGGAGTCGACGATGTGTGACCGCAGCGCCGCGATCGCCTCTTTTTCTCCTCTCCTCCCCTGCGCGTATCGTTCGATCCTCGATTTCCTACAATAGGGGCAGATCCACTTGAACTCCGTCTCGAGTGCTGGTCCACTCTCGGGGCCGGAAGCGCGTCCCTGTGGCGTCATCATACATCACGGATCTCGTTACAGAACGGTGAATCTGACTTCTGGGTATACAACCCGTTTATGTACCCGACGACTCCCCGTTCAGGGCCGAGAGCGTCCGTCCGAGGATGGCCCGGGTTCCGCGTCGGAGTCGGGAGGCGACCGCCTGCTGGGAGATGCCGAGATCCTCGCCGAGGTCCTCCATCGTCACCTGGCGTGGCGACTCGAAGTACCCCCGTTCGTAGGCCAGTTCCAGTGCCTCCTGTTGGGCGTCCGTGAGGGCCGACTCCGTCGCCGTCTCGACGGGCGTGAGTGCGTGGAGTGCCGTCAGCGTGATCGGGATATCCCGCTCCCGACACAGCCGCACGAATGCAGCGATGTCGTCCCGGGTGTCCCCGCGGATATCGAACGTCCACTGCTCGGTGGTTCCGACCGCCCCGACGAGCGGGACGCCGGTCTCGGTGAGCGACGTGAGGATCCCGACGTACTCCGGCTCCCACTCCACGCGGAGGAGGTACTCGTCCTCGACGCTGTCGATCAGGCGGAGATCCTTCACCCCGGGGTGCGCTGAGAACGCTTCCTGGATGTTGTCCGTGGCGACACCCCGGACCCAGAAATAGGGGATCACCACGTCCACGCCGGGGACGATCCGTTCGATCTCGACCTCCACGCCCGGGAGCGCTTCGAACACGGTTCCGAGCGGAAACGCCTCGGATGGGACGGTAACCGTCGCCTCGGTGGCCATACTCGCTCGGTGGTTCGCCCCGCGCTTTAAGTCTATCCTGGATCCGGCCCGCTTGCCGTGAGAATCGATGGGTGCGTGAGGGGACGGGGGATATTTGCTGGTCGATCCGTCGGAACTGCTCGCTACCGGTGACTCGTGAGACACGACCGGCGACGAGAATCCGAGGGTGTGACGAACCGAAAACCGACCCTCAGTCCCAGTCGTCCTCGACGCTCTCCTCGCCATCGCCGCGCGCCCAGAGCGCGAGCGCGATGAGGGCGACCACGAGCACGAACGCGACCTTCATGCCCGGTCCGCGCCCCGAGTCCTCGTCCGCGGCCTCCGCTTCCGTTGCCTCGTCGACCTCGGGTTCCTCCCCGTCTTCCTCGGCGTCCACGTCGTCGCCGACGACGCTCTCGACGAAGGACTCGGCCTCCGCCTCGCCCGCGTCCTCCGCGTCGGCCTCGGTCGCCTCCTCGTCCTCGGAGCGGAGCCGTTTGAGGACGCCCGCGATCGTCGTCACCGCGGTGAGGATCGTGCTGACGGTCTTCAGCGTGTCGCCGAGGCCGTCGTCGGGGGTCTCGGACCCGGTCTGGGGGTCGCTCTCGACGTCGCTGTCCGTCGGTTCGGCGGTCTCGTCTGCGCGTGGCTGGTCGTCGCCGGTGCTGATCAGCGACGGGTGGTCGACGGTGATCTCGATCAGTGCCATACTCCTACCCACAGCGGTCACGTTCTTAAAAGTGCAGGCGGTCCGGCCGAGCCGTAACCCTCACGCCCGCCGGGTGCCTCGACCGGGTATGAGCAACTCGCGGGAGGCCGCCGGAGCCGAACCCGAGGACGAACCCGCGCTCCCGATCAACGAACTGTTCTACTCGCTGCAGGGCGAGGGGCGCTTGGCGGGCACCCCCTCGACGTTCGTGCGCACGAGCGGCTGTAACCTCCGGTGTTGGTTCTGCGACTCGTATCACACCTCGTGGGAACCCTCGGGCGACTGGATGGGGGTCGAGGCGATCGTCGGGAAGGTCGACGAGCGCGGCGCGGACCACGTCGTCCTCACCGGGGGGGAGCCGCTGATCCACGACGCGAGTGAAGTCCTACTGGAACGGCTCGCCGAGCGGGGCTACCACACCACCGTCGAGACCAACGGCACCGTGGTTCCCGACGCGCCCGTGGATCTGGCGAGCGTCAGCCCGAAACTTGAAAGTAGCACGCCCACCCCCGAGCGGGATCCTAAGGGCGACGGCGAGTGGGCCGAACGCCACGAGGATCGACGGATCGACCTCGACACCCTCTCCCGGATCTGCGAGCGCTACGACCACCAGTTGAAGTTCGTCGTCACCGGCCCGGACGATATGGCCGAGATCACGGACCTTCTCACGCGCCTGCGCGAGCGGGTCGCGGTGCGGGACGAGGACGTGCTGTTGATGCCCGAGGGCGCGACCCGCGAGCGGCTGGACGAGACCCGCAACGCGGTCGCCCAGTTGGCGATGGAGTACGGGTTTCGCTACACCCCCCGATTGCACGTCGACCTCTGGAACGACGCGCCGGGGACGTGATCAGTCGTTCGCGCGCCGCTTGGCGAACTCCCACGCCGCCAGAACGGCGTACACGGCGCCGATGAACCGCACGCGGTCGGTGAATCGGTCGTGCCACTCGACCTCGTCCGGTCGCTCGTAGAGAAGCGCGGCGGCGACCTCGCGGTAGAGTTCCGGGAACAGGACGAGGACGGCACCGAACGCCCCCGTGAGGTCCATCATCCGGCCGTACGCCCGCCCGCCGACCAGACTCGCCACGGCCACGAGGAGACCCTCCGCCCGTATCCCCGACCCGATCCCCGACCGCCGCCGGTACTCCGCGGGGTGCTCGACGGCGGCCGCTTCGAAGACGGCGATCGTTTCGTCCGGAAACAGCGCCGTCAGGACGCCGACGAGACCGACGATCGCCCGTATCATGCGTGGTCGCTACGACCGCCGTCGACGTAATCCTATGCGGGATTCGCTTCCGAGGAGTCTATCCATACCCAACACCTCCACCCGTTCATGAGCGAAGCCGTCGTCCTCCTCTCGGGGGGCATGGACAGCGCGACCGCCGCCTACGAGGCGAAGGAGAGAGGCTACGGGATCGCGGCGCTGCACACCTCCTACGGCCAGCGCACCGAGGGAAAGGAGTACGAGTGTGCCCACTGGCTCGCCGACGATCTCAACGCCACTGACTTCCTGCACGTCGAGACCGACCACCTCCGAGCGATCGGCGGGTCGAGCCTGACCGACGACGACCGCGAGATCGGCGACGCCACGGGGAGCGACGAGATCCCCGACACCTACGTCCCGTTCAGGAACGCGAACCTGCTCTCGATGGCGGTCTCCTACGCCGAGGCCCGGGGCGCCGAGGCCGTGTTCATCGGCGCGCACTCGGAGGACTTCGCGGGCTATCCGGACTGTCGGCCCGCCTTCTTCGAGGCGTTCCAGACCGTCGTCGATACGGGAACGAAACCAGGTACAGAGGTCGCGATCGAGGCGCCCTACGTCGAGTGGAGCAAGACCGAGATCGCCGAACGCGGGCTCGAACTCGGGGTGCCCTACGAGCACACCTGGAGCTGTTATCGAACGGAGGAACCGGCCTGCGGGACGTGTGACTCGTGTACCTACCGGCGGGAGGCGTTCGAGCGCGCGGGAAGCGAGGATCCGATTCCCTACGCACAGCGGTCGTAGACGGCCTCGATCCGGTCGTGGAGGCGCTCCCACTCGCCGCCCTCGCGGGCGAACAGCGCGAGCGCCCCGCCCATGCCGACGCCCTCCTTGGCCTCGCCCGCCAGATAGCGCTCCATGGCGACGTGCGTCTCGGAAAACCGGGGATCGGTGACGGTGAGCGAGCACTCGAGCGCCCGCGCGCGCTCGCGGATCGCGGGCGTGTCATGCGCGACGAACGAGGTCGTCGCCAGCGCCAGCGGGGCGTCGATCCCGAGACCGCGAACGCAGGCGGCCGCCGCGAGCAGTTGGGTGCCGCCCGCGAGCGTCACCCGGGCGTCGGTCCCGACCGTCCCGGCGACGAGGCCGACGACGCCCGCGAGGACGGGATCGCCGACCGCCTCGATCGCCGCCAGCGGATCGCTCGTGCCCCCGTCGAGGCCGCTCGCGGCCAGCCCCTCGCGGACGACCCGGCGTTTCAGCGCCACGGGGTTGTCGGGAAGCGACGAGGAGACGCCCCAGTCCTCCCCGAGCGCGCGGAGCACGGCCATCGCGGTGGTCGTCCCCCCGGGGATCGTCTCGCCGATCCAGAGCTCCTCGTCCGGGAGGCGCGATCCGAACTCGCGGGCGCGTTCGAAGACCCGCCGGGCGTTCGGGACGGCGGCCCCCTCGCGGACGTCCCCGCCCGGTCGATCGCCGACCGAGACGGTCGGGGCGGCGGTCGCGGCGGCCATGCCCGCGTCGACGATCAGGGGGTCGAACCCGAGACGCTCGCGGGCCGCCCGGGTGACGATCGCGGGCGTCGGACAGCCGGTCGGGCTCACGGGCGTGATCGACCCCGCCGGACGGCCGTAGACGAGGATCTCGGCGTCTGCGGCCGGCGTCCGGGCCATCAGGTCGGGGCTCGCGCCCGCCGCGCTGATCCCCTCGATCCCCGCGGTGTGGGTCGTCCCGCAGACGACGGCGAGGCGCGTCACCGCCGGACCCTCGATTCGAGGAACGTCCGGACCCGTGTCGCGGTCTCGTCCCACGTCGGGTGGCGCTCGTACCGCCGGCGGGCGGCGAGGCTCATCCCGACCAGCCGGTCGCGGTCGCCCGCGAGCCCCGCGATCGCGCGGGCGATGGCCCGCTCGTCGCCCGGATCGACGAGGTGGCCGGTCGTCCCCTCGGTCACGAGGTCGCTCGCCCCGCCCGAGGCGGCCGCGAGCGCGGGCAGTCCGAACGCCATCCCCTCCAGGTAGACGATGCCGAAGCCCTCGTGGGTCGAGGGCACGGCCATGAGGTGGGCCGCTTCGAGCCGCGCGGCGAGGGCGTCGTCGTCGAGCCAGCCCGCAAAGTCGACGCGGTCGGCGAGCCCCTCGCGGCGAACGCGGTCGCGGACCGCGCTCGCGTACTCGGGGTCGTCCGCCCCGCCGACGACGGTGAGGTGCCAGTCGCCCTCGACGCGCGCGAGGCCGCGGACCAGCGCGTCGAGCCCCTTGCGCGGGACGATGTTGCCGACGAAGACGACCTCGAAGGGGTCACGGCGGGCGCGTTCGACGATCTCGGCCTCGGTCGGAAGCCCCTCGAATCGGTCGGCGCCGGGCCACGCGATGATCCCCGGCGCGTCCGTCAGTCGGGCGACCGCCGCCCGTGTGGCCCGGCTGTTGCAGATGACGGCGTCGACCGTCGAGAGGTACGCCCGCTCGAGTTCGCGCGAGAGGCGGCGCTCGATCCCCGAGACCTCGCTCGCCCGGAGGTGGTGGACGATCGAGACGATCGGGTACTCGCGGTCGAGACGGCGATTGAGTCCCACCAACGAGGGGTGACAGAGTTCGTCCTGCAACAGCACGTCGAACGGGCGGTCGAGGTCGCGGACGAGCCGCCGCGAGAGGTTGTGCGCGAGACTGCACGCCCTGCTCGACTCGGGCAGCGAGATCACCTCGACGCGGTCGCCCCGCGCCCCGAGCCCCTCGACGAGCCGGCGGTCGTAGCGATAGCCCCCCGACCGGGGTTCGAGGTCGCCGTAGACGACCAGCCCGACGTTCATAGGGCCCGCTCGTAGGCCGCCCACGCGATCTCGTCCTCGTGGATCGTCACCCGGAGAGTCTCGACCTCGCTAGCGAGGTCGGCGGCCAGCCGGTCTGCGACGATCCGACAGAAGTGCTCGACGCTCGGGTTCAGCCCCGAGAACTCCTCGAGGTCGTTCAGCAGTTCGTCGTGATACCGGGCCTCGACCGCGTCGAGCGCCGCCGTCAGATCGTCGATGTCGAGCAGGTAGCCGTACTCGTTGAGTTCGGGGCCCGCGCATTCGGCGGCGAGTTCGTAGTGATGCGAGTGGACCTCGCCCTCGGGGCCGGGATCAGGCACGGTAAGGAAGTGCTGGGCGACGAAGTCGGTCGAGACGGTGACGGTGTACATGGGCCGGGGTTCGGACCCCGCGAGTAAATAGTTCGGCTCCATCGAGATCCGGATCCGAAGACGGGGCCTACGAGCGGGAAGCCGGGACGCCCGGTCGCCGCCGAGCGGTTCGATCAGTTGTACAGCAGGCGGTGGA from Halalkalicoccus sp. NIPERK01 harbors:
- a CDS encoding 6-carboxytetrahydropterin synthase, which codes for MYTVTVSTDFVAQHFLTVPDPGPEGEVHSHHYELAAECAGPELNEYGYLLDIDDLTAALDAVEARYHDELLNDLEEFSGLNPSVEHFCRIVADRLAADLASEVETLRVTIHEDEIAWAAYERAL